The following is a genomic window from Candidatus Poribacteria bacterium.
TTGGTGCAGCTTTTTCCTAAAACCTACCCAATCTCACATTCAATCAACTACTAATCGGATTGGCACATAAATTGCCTCACGCAAATCAAAGGAGTTTTCAATGCAAAAACGATTGTACACAATAGGGTTGGCTGTATGCCTGCTGTCAAGTTGGATAGTACCCATCGCTCACACAGCAGAACTCAAAATTGAAAAGACCTTAACCCAAGCAGACGGTTTGGCCTCTGATATTGTCCTCACTATTTTTGAAGACACCCGCGGCACGATATGGTTCGGAACGACCGAGGGGCTTACCCGTTATGATGGAGAAAATTTCCAAACCTTCACAACAGAAGATGGTTTAGCACAAAACACAATCGGGCTTATCTTTGAAGACCGGCAAGGCACCCTCTGGTTCGCGGACGGTATGCTCTCAAGTTTTCTGGATAGAGGCAAGCCGATGGATATGTCCTACATGGCAATGCCGCTGAGTGAGCTCGCTAAAGAGATTGACAGTGAACTCGCTACGGAGATTAACAACGAAACCCCGACAGAAACAGAGGCACCTGCTCCATTAAGAGGGGTGAGTCGCTATGATGGACAGGCGTTTCAGATTTTTACGACGGATGACGGCCTCCTCCGCGATACCGTTAAGGATATATTTGAGGACAAAACGGGAACGCTTTGGTTGGCGACGTTTTCGGGTATGAATTACTACGATGGCGAAAAATTCTATCCTCTTATGATACACGGTCCCATAGGCATGGATATATTACCCGATTGGTGGAGTCAGGTCACGGCAGTTGCACAGGATACAGCAGGCAATTTTTGGTTCGGCAGTACTGCTGGGATTACCTACTATAATACCGAAACGTCCCTTTTCCGTTATTTTGGTGTTGATGCGGATTTTGCCCCTTTTGAAGAGATGGCGAAGGCGAGAAGCGCAAACATAACAGATTTGCAGTTCGATGCCAAGGAAAACCTCTGGATGAGTCGAGAAGGCGGTGGTGAGGAAAACAGTGGCATTCGCAGATACGACGGGAAAGAGTTGGTCACTTTCCCGCTCAGTGAAGCACTTCCTATGAACAGCGTTGATAATATCATGCTGGATAGCAAGGGAAACCTTTGGTTTGCTGGTGTTAAGAACCTACCATCAGCAATAAATGAAACCGAAGACGGTGTGAGTATGGTCTTTCCCGAAATTAGTGGTGGTATAAGTGTCTATAACGGTGAAACGTTCCAAAACTTTAACACAGATGACGGTCTGCCGAGCAATCGGGTCTGGTCGGTATTTGAGGACAGCAGCGGTAAACTCTGGTTCGCTACGGATGCTGGTGCCGCAGTCGGGGTGTATCTCCCCTCTCAGAACTCAGGTAATTGACCTAAGTTGCCATTTTTGTAGCATAATCTTTTAGATTGTGCGTGTAAGGGCACAAACTGGAAAGTTTGTGCTACAAAGGAGACAAAACAGATGAAAAAGATGCTTCAACACATCACATGCTATTTCATAGCGATCCTCTTCGGAACTTCCTTACTGTTAACCGGTTGTGTAAAAAAGGAAATTACGCGTCAAGCGGATTGGGGAACCCATTTCACGGACATCCACTTTGCCGATGCCAAACACGGCTGGATTGTGGGGCACCAAGGCTGGATTCTCCATACGGCTGACGGGGGGATAAATTGGGAAAAACAGACGGTCAATACGACTGAAGACTTCAAATCGGTATATTTCACAAATCTCCGTAACGGTTGGGCAGTTGGTGACAAGGGGTTAATCGCGATTACGGACGATGGCGGACGACATTGGACAGTCCAAAAAACTGAGATTTCTATGCTATTTTTGGATGTCTTTTTTTATGATTCAAAGATCGGTTGGATTGCCGGACAAGATGGGATGTTCTACACAGAAAACGGTGGAAAAACATGGCAACATCAGGATGTGAGTGAGTTTCAAGTTAAGGGCGTTTTCTTTGTAGATAAAGAGCGCGGATGGACAGTCGGTGACTACGACCGAATCTTTGTTACCACTGACAGCAGTGATACATGGCGGAGACAAGAGAACCTCGTTAAGACAGATACCACAACGACAGTCTGCAACCTTCACACCGTATTTTTTATCAGCCCTTATGAGGGATGGTGTGGTGGCACAGATGGCACGGTTTTTTATACCAACAACGGTGGTACAGAATGGAGAAACCAGGTGAGTAAACTGCCGCCGATTTATGGACATGTCCGTCCCATTGTAAACAATTTCCATTTCCGCAGCGAGGATGACGGTCTCATGGTCGCACAAGGTGGATTTATTAATCGGACAGAGGACGGCGGAGACAATTGGCAACTCGTAGAGAGCCCTACAAAGAACGATCTGATGGGGGTTCAGTTCACAAGTCGTAAACAGGCGTGGGCAGTCGGTATGAACGGAACGCTCTTGCACTCAGAAGATGGCGGTATCACGTGGGAAATGAAAAGTGGCACGACAGCGGATGCGCTGCAGAGCGTGGCGTTCGCGGATGCAAACCGGGCGGTTGCCGTCGGAGAGAAAGGCACAATCACAACAACTGATGACAGTGGCAAAACATGGACGGATATAGAGATGGACACATGGCATCGTATCCGGAATCTATCTTTCGCCACCGATAAGGAAGGCTGGGCAGTTGGGGACGGCGGACTCATCCTCCACACAACCGATGCAGGTCAAACGTGGGAACGGCAAACCAGCGGTTGGTGGTATACCTTGAACGCCCTTCATTTCATTAATCCTCAGAAGGGATGGATCGTTGGGGACTTAGGCACTGTGCTTCACACCGCGGACGGCGGCAAGACGTGGGTACAACAGACACCGCGCTATTTCCACGAAATGATTAAAGGCATCTTTTTCCTCAATGAGCAAGAAGGCTGGGTGGTCGGATGGCCGGGTATTATTTTTCATACAACAGATAGCGGTCGGACGTGGAAACGGCAGAATAGCAAGAGTTACAACGAACTCTACGCTGCTTATTTTATTGACCGACATACCGGCTGGGTCGTCGGACAACTCGGTGAGATTCTACATACACTCGACGGCGGAAAAACGTGGAAATTCCAACGGAGTGGGACACAGGCAAATCTAAACAAGGTCTATTTTGCCGATGAAAACCACGGGTTAGTCGTTGGAGATGAAGGAGTCATTTTGACCACTATCAATGGGGGTGTGACGTGGGAGTTGCAGAACAGTGGCACGTCTAACGATCTCTATAGCTTCTCGCTCTCTCCTGAAGGCATCCTCGCTGTCGGTGAAAACGGTGTTGCGATGCGTTATGCTGTGGATACGGAGAAGTTTATTGTTGAATTGCCACCTGCTGCTGAAGAAGTCGCAGCAGCATTAGAAGCACAACCCGTAGAACCTGTTGAATATCATTGGGAAATTATCCAATCAGGTGCCTTACAGACCTATTTCACCGATACTTATTTTCTCTCTGCGCTGCGCGGCTGGACGGTCGGACATGGCGGTGTTATTTTAAATACGACAGATGGTGGCAAAACGTGGCATCCACAACGCAGCGGCGTAACGGAAGACCTGCAGTGTATCGTCTTCATTGATGAGAAACACGGCTGGATCGGGGGCAATAGTGTACTCCTGCGAACCGAGAATGGCGGTGAGACATGGGAGGTAATTCGTGAAGGGTTGGAAACTATCTACTATATCGGTGCGATGCACTTCATTAATCCGAAAGTGGGCTGGCTCGGTGCGAATAACGGGCAAACGCTTCACACAAGAGATGGCGGCAAAACCTTCCGATTGCAGAAAACAGGGCTTGGGTATCCACCTATCGACGGCTTACACTTTATCAACCCCAAAGAAGGGTGGGCAGTAACACCACGCATGATGAGAAGCGGAAGTTACCTGCTGCATACCGTAGACGGTGGGGATCACTGGGAGGTCCAAGCCAGGACAAATCAGTATGGTGTCGGTATTCATTTTATGAATGAGACCGCCGGTTGGGTGGTACTGGCGAATGGTGCATCACTTCTCACAACAGATGGCGGCACGACATGGAAACAGACACTGTCCAAAATGTCCGGTGGCACTCGACTCCATGCCGTAAAATTCCGGAATCATACGGAAGCTTGGGGCATCGCGAATGACAAGACACTTCTCATGACACACAACCAAGGCAAGCATTGGGAGGTAATAAATGACTCGCTCGGTAATCAACGCGCAACCCTTGACGATGAAAGCTGGGTGCATCAAATGGCAAAAGAACAATTTCTCCCTGCTTTCAACGTGACAAACGCTCACATCCTTGAGGATGGAAAGGGGTGGATCGTCGGTGCGATGATGTCAGCACCCCGCACGACCGATGACTTCGTTATCGATGCCGACGAGCAAGTGCAAGATACGATAGGCCAGATTTATAGCACAACAGATTTCGGAGAAAACTGGCACCACCAACTCGGCAAACAGCGGAATACCCTCCGCGATGTGTTATTTCTCGATGAGCAACACGGTTGGATTGCCGGGGATAACGGTGATTTATTTTTAACTGAAGATGGCGGACAGACATGGCAACATTTAGAGAGTGGGACCACGCAACGTATCGTCGATGTCCACTTCACCAGCCTTGAACCGAAATGGGGATGGCTGATGCTCCGAGATGCAACATTACTCTACACGCAAGACGGATCACAATGGACGGCACAAAACAAGCAAGAACGACTCCCACACGAGGAATTCTTTGCCATAAATGATGTCGCATTCGGTAACTTTTCTGAAGGTTGGGCTGTCGGAGAGCGTGGCGATATTATACACAATCCAGACGGAGGTACCACTTGGGCACGGCAGCGCACCTCAACCAGTAAACCCCTCACGAGCGTTGATATGAAATTCGCACCCCTCGGTTGGGCGGTTGGCACAAATGGTGTTACCCAACGCACTGTCAACGGTGGCGAATATTGGAAGTTCCACGAAACCCACACCGGTTCCGATCTGAAGGCAGTGTCGTTCATTACGAAACGAAAGGGATGGGCAGCCGGACGCGGTGGAATTATCCTATCTACCACCGACGGGGGTTTCACGTGGACATCACAAGCAAGTGGTGTGAACCAAAGCCTTTACGACATCTTGGCACTCTCTGAACAAGAAATCTACGCCGTTGGTGCTACTGGAACTATCATCCACTCGACAGATGGCGGGGAAACGTGGGAACAGGAGCATACTGGGATTAATGACAACCTGTATGCAGTCACGCGGGTCAAAGGCAGCGATACGCTTTGGGCAGTTGGACAGTTGGGCGTTGTCCTGCGCCGTCCTAAGCGTTGATGGACCTTTGTTTATCTTATAATCGTTTAAATATCGTGCGGAGGCGTATAAAACACACATAGCTCTCCGCACGATTTTTTGTTTTATGCACCCTTTTCGATCTCAAATCGTATCATTGAACTCATAGCGAGTAAGGGTTATGGATCGTTGAAAGTTATACGAAAGTTAATCATAGCATATGCGAGATGACGGAACCCGAGACGGGTCTCTTTGAGTTTATCATAACTCAAGGCGAGTCGCCTATAAGTGTCCTGCCATCCGAAAGTTCGCTCGACTTTATAGCGGTCTTTGTATATCTCCTCGTCAAACCACCGGAACTTACGGGCAATGACGATAGGTTCCTTAGCATTGCGGCGGTTGGGATAGATCACAGGTTTCATTCCGTGTTCTCTAATCAACGGGTGATTCGCCTTAGAATCAAAAGCAGAATCAAGCGTCAGTGCAGAACCACACAGAACTATACCCATGCGTTGACTAAAGGCGATTATATGGCTAAAGGCTTCCGGCAAAATCGTTGTATCATGCTCATTGACGGGTCTGATCGTTATCGGTCCTATGATGAACCCGTGATTATCGGTGATCGTCAACTCTTTTTCACCTTTCTGGTGTTTGTGTCCGGAGTATCCGATACCCTCCCCCCTTTTTTCACAACGGTATTGGATCCATCTCCGTGAAGGCGCGTCGTATCAAGTTGATCGGTATCCAGCAAATCGATGACAGATGCTTGAAAAAGGTTCTCATAAGAACCATCTTTTGACCAGCGATTATGCCATTTATAGACGTTCGACCAATGGATTTCATTCCGCCGGCTGCGGAGTTGGTTCCATTGAATGCCGGTATGCAAAACATAGAGAATATCGTTGAATAGCTTGTAGAAAGAAAGTTTCGGCTTTCGCCCTTTGATGCGTTTCTTCAGATGTGGAAAGATATAACGATTAAAATCCTTACGCGAGACTTGCTTCCGAATACCGTTGTATCTCGGGGTTTCCTGTTGAGTTTCAGCTGTCATCAGAGCACCTTTCCTAAAGTCAATGGATATCAAAACAAGAATAAAGGAACCTAAAGTATCGCCTTTTCTTCTACTATTTTACTACATTTCTATGTTTTACTCAATATGACTTCTTATATTGCTGCTCGGTGCAAGCAACCAGTATCTTACTCGTTTTCAGAAGCCGTACAGTTTTGAAGCACAATCTGAACCTACTATTGAAATCATTGACACACCCATCGTTCTGGATATTCCGGCAAAACCAGCTGTACGAAATCAAACTGGTCGAACTGCTGCCGCTGGTAAAAGCAGCGGGACCGGCACACAAGTTTCCACAACTACTACAACATCTGGTATATTGGACGACTCCGCCAAGTTTTCTACTTCGCAGTGGACGCAGGGAAGCGCA
Proteins encoded in this region:
- a CDS encoding transposase; the encoded protein is MTITDNHGFIIGPITIRPVNEHDTTILPEAFSHIIAFSQRMGIVLCGSALTLDSAFDSKANHPLIREHGMKPVIYPNRRNAKEPIVIARKFRWFDEEIYKDRYKVERTFGWQDTYRRLALSYDKLKETRLGFRHLAYAMINFRITFNDP
- a CDS encoding YCF48-related protein → MKKMLQHITCYFIAILFGTSLLLTGCVKKEITRQADWGTHFTDIHFADAKHGWIVGHQGWILHTADGGINWEKQTVNTTEDFKSVYFTNLRNGWAVGDKGLIAITDDGGRHWTVQKTEISMLFLDVFFYDSKIGWIAGQDGMFYTENGGKTWQHQDVSEFQVKGVFFVDKERGWTVGDYDRIFVTTDSSDTWRRQENLVKTDTTTTVCNLHTVFFISPYEGWCGGTDGTVFYTNNGGTEWRNQVSKLPPIYGHVRPIVNNFHFRSEDDGLMVAQGGFINRTEDGGDNWQLVESPTKNDLMGVQFTSRKQAWAVGMNGTLLHSEDGGITWEMKSGTTADALQSVAFADANRAVAVGEKGTITTTDDSGKTWTDIEMDTWHRIRNLSFATDKEGWAVGDGGLILHTTDAGQTWERQTSGWWYTLNALHFINPQKGWIVGDLGTVLHTADGGKTWVQQTPRYFHEMIKGIFFLNEQEGWVVGWPGIIFHTTDSGRTWKRQNSKSYNELYAAYFIDRHTGWVVGQLGEILHTLDGGKTWKFQRSGTQANLNKVYFADENHGLVVGDEGVILTTINGGVTWELQNSGTSNDLYSFSLSPEGILAVGENGVAMRYAVDTEKFIVELPPAAEEVAAALEAQPVEPVEYHWEIIQSGALQTYFTDTYFLSALRGWTVGHGGVILNTTDGGKTWHPQRSGVTEDLQCIVFIDEKHGWIGGNSVLLRTENGGETWEVIREGLETIYYIGAMHFINPKVGWLGANNGQTLHTRDGGKTFRLQKTGLGYPPIDGLHFINPKEGWAVTPRMMRSGSYLLHTVDGGDHWEVQARTNQYGVGIHFMNETAGWVVLANGASLLTTDGGTTWKQTLSKMSGGTRLHAVKFRNHTEAWGIANDKTLLMTHNQGKHWEVINDSLGNQRATLDDESWVHQMAKEQFLPAFNVTNAHILEDGKGWIVGAMMSAPRTTDDFVIDADEQVQDTIGQIYSTTDFGENWHHQLGKQRNTLRDVLFLDEQHGWIAGDNGDLFLTEDGGQTWQHLESGTTQRIVDVHFTSLEPKWGWLMLRDATLLYTQDGSQWTAQNKQERLPHEEFFAINDVAFGNFSEGWAVGERGDIIHNPDGGTTWARQRTSTSKPLTSVDMKFAPLGWAVGTNGVTQRTVNGGEYWKFHETHTGSDLKAVSFITKRKGWAAGRGGIILSTTDGGFTWTSQASGVNQSLYDILALSEQEIYAVGATGTIIHSTDGGETWEQEHTGINDNLYAVTRVKGSDTLWAVGQLGVVLRRPKR
- a CDS encoding transposase — translated: MTAETQQETPRYNGIRKQVSRKDFNRYIFPHLKKRIKGRKPKLSFYKLFNDILYVLHTGIQWNQLRSRRNEIHWSNVYKWHNRWSKDGSYENLFQASVIDLLDTDQLDTTRLHGDGSNTVVKKGGRVSDTPDTNTRKVKKS